Proteins encoded together in one Apis cerana isolate GH-2021 linkage group LG4, AcerK_1.0, whole genome shotgun sequence window:
- the LOC108003383 gene encoding unconventional myosin-XVIIIa isoform X8 produces the protein MLENAARWPGNAGSRLVKAKSSPNVSKAPLSVPRQKQMMNPADQSRSTIASKSPRVVKTVPPVRTSGKIVSNDYATIRPGFSVESTKTRVTCPSKLRGRSTPDSGVESTRCTSNQKITRNEKRHVTRSISSSCTILEDRALLKKGLSYVPGKLPKKPEALRKKATLDRSVSLGCVSVDARNGGEESFRMNGTIMEKKQDIPRRKSINRSASLWSVQASNRNDVPGRKPSKIPLLAHRNIRVGRSLADLSQVDRAVEPTMQPVPFDDVDLDRSMDERIYENCREAFSCASIENRQPARAYTSNLEERVARLMAQLDDDVDDDEHARATMVASTDCVDAAPPRRTNPVYEAQEIDVKRNESDRKIGQSRQRYTSTVIRIEESSERREESTRKIQINEKKSNDSAEVKNTMNSAKGLRSRVEYEKVERQEHVIEESKKKKETSNIQELRKNWEKQVVKDTERKIDHVSDASSNVEQVKSSCQRNNEIKQEAKSKQSVGKRAKEIEHLVNFFNCKNAEASKEVKDPWIKARSTTDTATIEPSMTALKKSIDVKNIHDYNGYTSDGNCSEDSGHMSNENEIEWKEGVQSVTRDFGKEPFFERNELREIGVYDATSIVTRLEPEKKPSVIVRGSVSTSSGASSIDSCKGENAKVGEQTGKDQWKACRSYNDERQMFFRSGTLERLEAQRDEKLTGHIILLQARCRGYLARRKLNTLKLQDLAVRCIQRNVRKWMSVREWPWWRLYVKVAPLLNVHRTEDQLKAKTEELEILKTKVERLEQERNHLKHDNDRLEAKLSEMTADFAEEHSTSTLAAERIDAETSERLRLERELQDITEANKNLQQTTERLEMELLYARAADLNGVASDAEDGEDGGVYKQRYEHAVRELEFTKRKMAQQHEDDLEQLVGLKKQLEKKLADAYEEVEEQRQVVGQWKRRVQKLNGEMHDLRLLLEEQTARNNLLEKKQRKFDSETQNLMNDLRQEKAQRERLAREKEIAIAEKFTIEQNLSDARLEIELKEERLRTLSQELEELTFGGKTEEEVAQLKKAKHELEKRVKDQEEELDDLAGQVQLLEQAKLRLEMSIEQQRKEIRKEMQQRDEELEDVRGNALKKVKALESQLENEHEERTILLREKHELERRLVAIEEQDRAERAAEAETMHRLKRDLKRTKALLRDAQTMLERSKGDSTGKAALRQLKNQLEDAECARATAVKAKQALEQELNETQASLEEAQRQRSEAEERANIASRERTELLSQLEENEEELAEVLKKYRAAVQQVSAEQGQLQEAQVQIAALEAEKSALKDQLSELTQRLESVEQLGDPTANSLATRRLEFRAKELESKLELEQTTRARLETQIARLKESVEKLQTECALLRTKEQSAQDTSRRLQRSLREAREEASSALAREQESTRARRELEKSLEAAEAETKVARDDLRLALQRIDDLQSAIQGELDLDCSEEGTTENSDRYLLY, from the exons ATGTTAGAGAACGCAGCCAGATGGCCAGGGAACGCTGGTTCGCGATTGGTCAAAGCTAAGAGCAGCCCGAACGTGTCGAAAGCACCGCTCTCGGTTCCGAGACAGAAACAGATGATGAATCCGGCCGATCAGAGCAGATCGACGATCGCGAGCAAGTCGCCACGAGTGGTAAAAACCGTGCCACCTGTTAGAACGAGCGGCAAAATCGTATCTAACGACTACGCCACCATTCGTCCCGGTTTTTCCGTGGAATCGACGAAGACGCGCGTCACATGTCCGAGCAAGTTGCGCGGCCGTTCGACACCGGACAGCGGTGTCGAATCGACGAGATGCACGTCGAATCAGAAGATAACGCGGAACGAGAAGAGGCACGTGACGAGATCGATCAGCTCTTCCTGCACGATCCTCGAGGATCGAGCGCTTCTCAAAAAGGGATTGTCCTACGTCCCTGGAAAGTTGCCGAAGAAACCGGAAGCTCTGAGGAAGAAGGCTACCCTCGATCGTTCGGTCAGTTTGGGCTGCGTGTCCGTGGACGCTCGAAACGGTGGAGAGGAATCGTTCAGGATGAACGGGACGATCATGGAGAAGAAGCAAGATATTCCACGGCGGAAATCGATCAACAGATCGGCCAGCTTGTGGAGCGTACAAGCTTCGAACAGGAACGATGTCCCTGGTAGGAAGCCAAGTAAAATCCCGCTTTTGGCGCATCGAAACATTCGTGTGGGTCGATCTCTGGCCGATCTATCGCAGGTAGATCGAGCCGTGGAGCCGACGATGCAGCCGGTGCCGTTCGACGACGTCGACCTCGATCGTTCTATGGACGAACGTATCTATGAGAATTGCCGCGAGGCGTTCAGCTGCGCCTCGATTGAGAATCGTCAGCCGGCAAGAGCGTACACCAGCAACCTGGAAGAACGTGTCGCTCGACTGATGGCTCAATTGGACGACGACGTCGATGACGACGAGCACGCCCGTGCGACCATGGTCGCGTCTACCGACTGCGTGGACGCTGCTCCCCCTCGTAGAACCAATCCTGTCTACGAGGCGCAAGAGATCGATGTTAAACGGAACGAGTCCGATAGAAAGATCGGCCAGTCTCGTCAACGATACACCTCGACGGTGATCAGGATCGAAGAGAGTTCGGAGAGAAGGGAAGAATCGACGAGGAAGATTCAAATTAACGAGAAAAAGAGTAATGACTCGGCGGAGGTTAAAAACACGATGAACTCGGCCAAGGGGTTGAGAAGTCGGGTGGAGTACGAGAAGGTGGAGAGGCAGGAGCATGTTATCGAGgagtcgaagaagaagaaggagacgTCGAATATTCAAGAGCTGAGGAAGAACTGGGAGAAGCAGGTGGTCAAAGACACGGAGAGGAAGATCGATCATGTATCCGACGCGAGTTCGAACGTGGAACAGGTAAAGTCCAGTTGTCAGAGGAACAACGAGATCAAACAGGAAGCGAAGAGTAAACAGTCGGTGGGCAAGAGGGCCAAGGAGATCGAGCATCTGGTGAATTTCTTCAATTGTAAGAACGCAGAAGCGTCGAAGGAGGTGAAAGATCCCTGGATCAAGGCACGATCCACGACTGACACGGCCACGATCGAACCGTCGATGACCGCGTTGAAGAAAAGTATCGATGTTAAAAACATACACGATTACAATGGGTACACGTCGGATGGGAATTGCTCGGAGGACAGTGGCCACATGAGCAACGAGAACGAGATCGAGTGGAAGGAAGGCGTGCAAAGTGTGACTCGGGATTTTGGCAAAGAACCGTTCTTCGAGCGGAACGAGCTTCGTGAGATCGGTGTGTACGATGCTACGTCGATCGTGACCAGACTAGAACCGGAAAAGAAGCCGTCGGTGATCGTTCGAGGAAGCGTATCGACTTCGAGCGGTGCTAGTAGCATCGACAGCTGCAAAGGAGAGAACGCGAAAGTTGGCGAGCAAACGGGTAAAGACCAATGGAAAGCCTGCAGATCCTACAACGATGAACGACAG ATGTTTTTCAGATCAGGTACCCTGGAGCGACTCGAGGCCCAGAGAGACGAGAAGCTAACTGGACACATTATTCTTCTTCAAGCAAGGTGTAGAGGTTATCTGGCACGTCGTAAACTCAACACTTTGAAA CTGCAAGATCTTGCAGTTAGATGCATACAAAGGAATGTGAGGAAGTGGATGTCCGTAAGAGAATGGCCCTGGTGGAGATTATACGTGAAAGTTGCACCTTTATTGAACGTCCATCGAACAGAGGATCAATTGAAGGCAAAGACG gAGGAACTTGAGATTCTCAAAACGAAAGTGGAACGATTGGAGCAGGAACGGAATCATCTGAAACACGACAATGATAGATTGGAAGCTAAG TTGAGCGAAATGACCGCCGATTTTGCAGAAGAGCATTCGACGTCGACACTGGCGGCCGAGAGAATCGACGCCGAAACATCGGAGCGTCTGCGACTGGAACGTGAACTCCAGGATATAACCGAGGCGAATAAGAATCTCCAGCAGACGACTGAACGTCTGGAAATGGAACTTTTGTATGCAAGGGCCGCAGATTTGAACGGTGTCGCATCGGATGCCGAGGATGGCGAAGACGGTGGCGTATACAAACAGAGATACGAACACGCCGTGAGAGAGCTCGAGttcacaaaaagaaaaatggcgcAACAGCACGAGGATGATCTTGAACAGCTTGTCGGGCTTAAGAAGCAATTAGAGAAGAAG TTAGCCGATGCTTATGAAGAAGTGGAAGAACAACGTCAAGTCGTCGGACAATGGAAGAGACGCGTCCAAAAATTGAACGGCGAAATGCATGATCTAAGATTATTGCTTGAGGAACAAACAGCCAGGAATAATCTTCTGGAAAAGAAACAGCGcaa GTTCGATTCGGAAActcaaaatttaatgaacGATCTACGACAAGAAAAAGCGCAACGTGAAAGATTAgccagagaaaaagaaattgcgaTTGCAGAGAAATTTACCATAGAGCAAAATCTTAGC gACGCAAGATTAGAAATCGAattaaaggaagaaagattACGGACATTAAGTCAAGAACTTGAAGAATTAACATTTGGCGGGAAAACGGAAGAGGAAGTAGCACAGTTGAAAAAAGCGAAGCACGAATTAGAGAAAAGAGTAAAAGATCAAGAAGAAGAGTTAGATGATCTTGCTGGTCAAGTGCAGCTTCTTGAGCAAGCGAAGCTGAGGCTAGAGATGAGTATCGAGCAACAGCGTAAAGAAATACGCAAAGAAATGCAACAAAGGGATGAGGAACTGGAAGATGTGCGTGGTAACGCATTGAAAAAAGTGAAAGCTTTGGAATCACAGCTGGAAAACGAACATGAGGAGAGAACGATATTACTTCGAGAAAAACACGAGCTGGAACGTCGTTTGGTTGCTATTGAGGAACAAGATCGTGCTGAACGTGCCGCAGAAGCTGAAACTATGCAtag GTTGAAGAGAGACTTGAAAAGAACCAAAGCTTTGCTAAGAGATGCTCAAACGATGCTGGAGAGATCAAAAGGCGATTCGACTGGTAAGGCAGCTCTAcgacaattaaaaaatcaattggaGGATGCAGAATGTGCTAGAGCAACTGCTGTCAAAGCGAAACAAGCATTGGAACAAGAATTAAATGAGACACAGGCTTCGCTAGAGGAAGCTCAACGACAACGCTCTGAAGCGGAAGAACGGGCAAATATAGCTAGTCGTGAACGAACTGAGCTATTATCACAATTggaagaaaacgaagaagagTTAGCTGaa gttttaaagaaatatcggGCAGCAGTGCAGCAAGTATCGGCAGAACAGGGTCAATTACAAGAAGCACAAGTACAGATTGCTGCATTAGAAGCGGAAAAGTCTGCCTTGAAGGATCAATTATCAGAGTTGACACAACGACTCGAATCCGTTGAACAGCTCGGTGATCCAACTGCCAACAGTCTTGCTACACGGCGACTCGAGTTCCGTGCCAAGGAACTCGAAAGTAAGCTAGAATTGGAACAAACCACGAGAGCACGTTTAGAa ACTCAAATAGCGAGATTGAAAGAAAGTGTGGAGAAATTACAAACTGAATGTGCACTACTTCGTACAAAAGAACAGAGTGCCCAAGATACTTCCAGAAGATTGCAAAGATCATTACGGGAAGCAAGAGAAGAGGCCAGTTCAGCTCTAGCGCGTGAACAAGAATCTACCCGTGCTCGTCGCGAATTGGAAAAATCTCTTGAGGCTGCTGAAGCAGAAACTAAAGTCGCCAGAGACGATCTTAGATTGGCGCTTCAAAGAATCGATGATCTGCAAAGCGCTATTCAAGGTGAACTTGATTTGGATTGCAGCGAGGAAGGGACAACGGAAAATAGTGATAGGTATCtattgtattaa
- the LOC108003383 gene encoding unconventional myosin-XVIIIa isoform X9: protein MLENAARWPGNAGSRLVKAKSSPNVSKAPLSVPRQKQMMNPADQSRSTIASKSPRVVKTVPPVRTSGKIVSNDYATIRPGFSVESTKTRVTCPSKLRGRSTPDSGVESTRCTSNQKITRNEKRHVTRSISSSCTILEDRALLKKGLSYVPGKLPKKPEALRKKATLDRSVSLGCVSVDARNGGEESFRMNGTIMEKKQDIPRRKSINRSASLWSVQASNRNDVPGRKPSKIPLLAHRNIRVGRSLADLSQVDRAVEPTMQPVPFDDVDLDRSMDERIYENCREAFSCASIENRQPARAYTSNLEERVARLMAQLDDDVDDDEHARATMVASTDCVDAAPPRRTNPVYEAQEIDVKRNESDRKIGQSRQRYTSTVIRIEESSERREESTRKIQINEKKSNDSAEVKNTMNSAKGLRSRVEYEKVERQEHVIEESKKKKETSNIQELRKNWEKQVVKDTERKIDHVSDASSNVEQVKSSCQRNNEIKQEAKSKQSVGKRAKEIEHLVNFFNCKNAEASKEVKDPWIKARSTTDTATIEPSMTALKKSIDVKNIHDYNGYTSDGNCSEDSGHMSNENEIEWKEGVQSVTRDFGKEPFFERNELREIGVYDATSIVTRLEPEKKPSVIVRGSVSTSSGASSIDSCKGENAKVGEQTGKDQWKACRSYNDERQMFFRSGTLERLEAQRDEKLTGHIILLQARCRGYLARRKLNTLKLQDLAVRCIQRNVRKWMSVREWPWWRLYVKVAPLLNVHRTEDQLKAKTEELEILKTKVERLEQERNHLKHDNDRLEAKLSEMTADFAEEHSTSTLAAERIDAETSERLRLERELQDITEANKNLQQTTERLEMELLYARAADLNGVASDAEDGEDGGVYKQRYEHAVRELEFTKRKMAQQHEDDLEQLVGLKKQLEKKLADAYEEVEEQRQVVGQWKRRVQKLNGEMHDLRLLLEEQTARNNLLEKKQRKFDSETQNLMNDLRQEKAQRERLAREKEIAIAEKFTIEQNLSDARLEIELKEERLRTLSQELEELTFGGKTEEEVAQLKKAKHELEKRVKDQEEELDDLAGQVQLLEQAKLRLEMSIEQQRKEIRKEMQQRDEELEDVRGNALKKVKALESQLENEHEERTILLREKHELERRLVAIEEQDRAERAAEAETMHRLKRDLKRTKALLRDAQTMLERSKGDSTGKAALRQLKNQLEDAECARATAVKAKQALEQELNETQASLEEAQRQRSEAEERANIASRERTELLSQLEENEEELAEVLKKYRAAVQQVSAEQGQLQEAQVQIAALEAEKSALKDQLSELTQRLESVEQLGDPTANSLATRRLEFRAKELESKLELEQTTRARLETQIARLKESVEKLQTECALLRTKEQSAQDTSRRLQRSLREAREEASSALAREQESTRARRELEKSLEAAEAETKVARDDLRLALQRIDDLQSAIQGELDLDCSEEGTTENSDSD from the exons ATGTTAGAGAACGCAGCCAGATGGCCAGGGAACGCTGGTTCGCGATTGGTCAAAGCTAAGAGCAGCCCGAACGTGTCGAAAGCACCGCTCTCGGTTCCGAGACAGAAACAGATGATGAATCCGGCCGATCAGAGCAGATCGACGATCGCGAGCAAGTCGCCACGAGTGGTAAAAACCGTGCCACCTGTTAGAACGAGCGGCAAAATCGTATCTAACGACTACGCCACCATTCGTCCCGGTTTTTCCGTGGAATCGACGAAGACGCGCGTCACATGTCCGAGCAAGTTGCGCGGCCGTTCGACACCGGACAGCGGTGTCGAATCGACGAGATGCACGTCGAATCAGAAGATAACGCGGAACGAGAAGAGGCACGTGACGAGATCGATCAGCTCTTCCTGCACGATCCTCGAGGATCGAGCGCTTCTCAAAAAGGGATTGTCCTACGTCCCTGGAAAGTTGCCGAAGAAACCGGAAGCTCTGAGGAAGAAGGCTACCCTCGATCGTTCGGTCAGTTTGGGCTGCGTGTCCGTGGACGCTCGAAACGGTGGAGAGGAATCGTTCAGGATGAACGGGACGATCATGGAGAAGAAGCAAGATATTCCACGGCGGAAATCGATCAACAGATCGGCCAGCTTGTGGAGCGTACAAGCTTCGAACAGGAACGATGTCCCTGGTAGGAAGCCAAGTAAAATCCCGCTTTTGGCGCATCGAAACATTCGTGTGGGTCGATCTCTGGCCGATCTATCGCAGGTAGATCGAGCCGTGGAGCCGACGATGCAGCCGGTGCCGTTCGACGACGTCGACCTCGATCGTTCTATGGACGAACGTATCTATGAGAATTGCCGCGAGGCGTTCAGCTGCGCCTCGATTGAGAATCGTCAGCCGGCAAGAGCGTACACCAGCAACCTGGAAGAACGTGTCGCTCGACTGATGGCTCAATTGGACGACGACGTCGATGACGACGAGCACGCCCGTGCGACCATGGTCGCGTCTACCGACTGCGTGGACGCTGCTCCCCCTCGTAGAACCAATCCTGTCTACGAGGCGCAAGAGATCGATGTTAAACGGAACGAGTCCGATAGAAAGATCGGCCAGTCTCGTCAACGATACACCTCGACGGTGATCAGGATCGAAGAGAGTTCGGAGAGAAGGGAAGAATCGACGAGGAAGATTCAAATTAACGAGAAAAAGAGTAATGACTCGGCGGAGGTTAAAAACACGATGAACTCGGCCAAGGGGTTGAGAAGTCGGGTGGAGTACGAGAAGGTGGAGAGGCAGGAGCATGTTATCGAGgagtcgaagaagaagaaggagacgTCGAATATTCAAGAGCTGAGGAAGAACTGGGAGAAGCAGGTGGTCAAAGACACGGAGAGGAAGATCGATCATGTATCCGACGCGAGTTCGAACGTGGAACAGGTAAAGTCCAGTTGTCAGAGGAACAACGAGATCAAACAGGAAGCGAAGAGTAAACAGTCGGTGGGCAAGAGGGCCAAGGAGATCGAGCATCTGGTGAATTTCTTCAATTGTAAGAACGCAGAAGCGTCGAAGGAGGTGAAAGATCCCTGGATCAAGGCACGATCCACGACTGACACGGCCACGATCGAACCGTCGATGACCGCGTTGAAGAAAAGTATCGATGTTAAAAACATACACGATTACAATGGGTACACGTCGGATGGGAATTGCTCGGAGGACAGTGGCCACATGAGCAACGAGAACGAGATCGAGTGGAAGGAAGGCGTGCAAAGTGTGACTCGGGATTTTGGCAAAGAACCGTTCTTCGAGCGGAACGAGCTTCGTGAGATCGGTGTGTACGATGCTACGTCGATCGTGACCAGACTAGAACCGGAAAAGAAGCCGTCGGTGATCGTTCGAGGAAGCGTATCGACTTCGAGCGGTGCTAGTAGCATCGACAGCTGCAAAGGAGAGAACGCGAAAGTTGGCGAGCAAACGGGTAAAGACCAATGGAAAGCCTGCAGATCCTACAACGATGAACGACAG ATGTTTTTCAGATCAGGTACCCTGGAGCGACTCGAGGCCCAGAGAGACGAGAAGCTAACTGGACACATTATTCTTCTTCAAGCAAGGTGTAGAGGTTATCTGGCACGTCGTAAACTCAACACTTTGAAA CTGCAAGATCTTGCAGTTAGATGCATACAAAGGAATGTGAGGAAGTGGATGTCCGTAAGAGAATGGCCCTGGTGGAGATTATACGTGAAAGTTGCACCTTTATTGAACGTCCATCGAACAGAGGATCAATTGAAGGCAAAGACG gAGGAACTTGAGATTCTCAAAACGAAAGTGGAACGATTGGAGCAGGAACGGAATCATCTGAAACACGACAATGATAGATTGGAAGCTAAG TTGAGCGAAATGACCGCCGATTTTGCAGAAGAGCATTCGACGTCGACACTGGCGGCCGAGAGAATCGACGCCGAAACATCGGAGCGTCTGCGACTGGAACGTGAACTCCAGGATATAACCGAGGCGAATAAGAATCTCCAGCAGACGACTGAACGTCTGGAAATGGAACTTTTGTATGCAAGGGCCGCAGATTTGAACGGTGTCGCATCGGATGCCGAGGATGGCGAAGACGGTGGCGTATACAAACAGAGATACGAACACGCCGTGAGAGAGCTCGAGttcacaaaaagaaaaatggcgcAACAGCACGAGGATGATCTTGAACAGCTTGTCGGGCTTAAGAAGCAATTAGAGAAGAAG TTAGCCGATGCTTATGAAGAAGTGGAAGAACAACGTCAAGTCGTCGGACAATGGAAGAGACGCGTCCAAAAATTGAACGGCGAAATGCATGATCTAAGATTATTGCTTGAGGAACAAACAGCCAGGAATAATCTTCTGGAAAAGAAACAGCGcaa GTTCGATTCGGAAActcaaaatttaatgaacGATCTACGACAAGAAAAAGCGCAACGTGAAAGATTAgccagagaaaaagaaattgcgaTTGCAGAGAAATTTACCATAGAGCAAAATCTTAGC gACGCAAGATTAGAAATCGAattaaaggaagaaagattACGGACATTAAGTCAAGAACTTGAAGAATTAACATTTGGCGGGAAAACGGAAGAGGAAGTAGCACAGTTGAAAAAAGCGAAGCACGAATTAGAGAAAAGAGTAAAAGATCAAGAAGAAGAGTTAGATGATCTTGCTGGTCAAGTGCAGCTTCTTGAGCAAGCGAAGCTGAGGCTAGAGATGAGTATCGAGCAACAGCGTAAAGAAATACGCAAAGAAATGCAACAAAGGGATGAGGAACTGGAAGATGTGCGTGGTAACGCATTGAAAAAAGTGAAAGCTTTGGAATCACAGCTGGAAAACGAACATGAGGAGAGAACGATATTACTTCGAGAAAAACACGAGCTGGAACGTCGTTTGGTTGCTATTGAGGAACAAGATCGTGCTGAACGTGCCGCAGAAGCTGAAACTATGCAtag GTTGAAGAGAGACTTGAAAAGAACCAAAGCTTTGCTAAGAGATGCTCAAACGATGCTGGAGAGATCAAAAGGCGATTCGACTGGTAAGGCAGCTCTAcgacaattaaaaaatcaattggaGGATGCAGAATGTGCTAGAGCAACTGCTGTCAAAGCGAAACAAGCATTGGAACAAGAATTAAATGAGACACAGGCTTCGCTAGAGGAAGCTCAACGACAACGCTCTGAAGCGGAAGAACGGGCAAATATAGCTAGTCGTGAACGAACTGAGCTATTATCACAATTggaagaaaacgaagaagagTTAGCTGaa gttttaaagaaatatcggGCAGCAGTGCAGCAAGTATCGGCAGAACAGGGTCAATTACAAGAAGCACAAGTACAGATTGCTGCATTAGAAGCGGAAAAGTCTGCCTTGAAGGATCAATTATCAGAGTTGACACAACGACTCGAATCCGTTGAACAGCTCGGTGATCCAACTGCCAACAGTCTTGCTACACGGCGACTCGAGTTCCGTGCCAAGGAACTCGAAAGTAAGCTAGAATTGGAACAAACCACGAGAGCACGTTTAGAa ACTCAAATAGCGAGATTGAAAGAAAGTGTGGAGAAATTACAAACTGAATGTGCACTACTTCGTACAAAAGAACAGAGTGCCCAAGATACTTCCAGAAGATTGCAAAGATCATTACGGGAAGCAAGAGAAGAGGCCAGTTCAGCTCTAGCGCGTGAACAAGAATCTACCCGTGCTCGTCGCGAATTGGAAAAATCTCTTGAGGCTGCTGAAGCAGAAACTAAAGTCGCCAGAGACGATCTTAGATTGGCGCTTCAAAGAATCGATGATCTGCAAAGCGCTATTCAAGGTGAACTTGATTTGGATTGCAGCGAGGAAGGGACAACGGAAAATAGTGATAG tGATTGA